TTCGAAATATTCAAGACGCAGCATATGGCCGGCAAATCGGTGTCGATTTGGTCAGTCCTGATTTCGTACAGTTGGCACATTCGATGGGGATAGAGTCTTCAAGAGTAGGTTCCACCGATGCATTTGACAAAGCGCTAGAGAAGGCAACAGAGTCAGATGAGATGACGATGATCGTCATCGATATGGAAGCGGTCGGGCCGATGGCTAAGCCGTTCGGTGGACCACCAGGTGTTGCTTCATCATTCAAACCGAAGAAAATAAAATAAGATTGTTCAATGGAAATGAGGGAGAAAATTTGGTCTCTAAGACGGAAGCGATTTTGCAGATTTCAGGAAAAATATTGGTGAATGGGGAATGGTGGACGTTAACTGAGCAAAAAGACGTCATCAACCCTGCCGTCAAAAGCGATGTCGTCGGCTTTATCGGAATGGCATCCGAGGAAGATGTAGATCAGGCCATTACGGCTGCGGCGGATGCGTACTCAACATGGTCACAAACATCATTGGATAAGCGCATTGAGCGTATTCACCAAGTATGGGAACGTGTGAAGGACCGTGTCAATGAATATACAACTTTATTTGTGAGAGAAAATGGAAAAACATTGCAAGAAGGCAAGTTAGATATTCAAAGATGTGTGCAGATTTTAAAAGAGATGCCAGAAAACTTAAAAAACTGGTATGAGCCGAAAGATTTGTCAGGACCGGCTCAACACGTCGAAGTCCGACGACGTCCAAGAGGTGTAACGGCAATCATCACCCCATGGAATTCTCCGATGATCTTAACGTTCAAGCGCGTCATACCGGCTATCTTGACAGGCAACACAGTCGTTTTCAAACCTGCGACAGATTGTCCATTAACAATTATGGTGTTTATGAAAGAGTTGGCTAACTGCCTGCCACCGGGGGTATTGAACGTTGTCACAGGTTCAGGTGCTCTCATCGGCGATTGCATCGCGAAAGACGAAAGGATTAAGACAATCGCGTTTGTAGGTGGCACGAATACAGGAAAAGTATTGATGGAGAAGTCCTCGTCTACGTTGAAGAAACTGAATATGGAACTGGGTGGTAATGACCCCGCCATTATATTGGCCGATGCCAAATTGGATAAGGAAACAATCCTCAAAATAAGAAACGGCGTATTGAAGGGCGCTGGGCAAGTATGTTCCGCAATCAAGCGCATTTATGTCCACGAATCACGATACGAAGAATTGCTAGATAAACTAAGCGATGAATTCAACAAAACAATTGTCGGAAACGGAATCCAGCCGGATGTCAAAATGGGTCCATTGAATAATGAGTCCCAATACCGTTTCGTGCAAGGTTTGATTGATCGTGCGGAAAAAGAAGGGGCCAAAGTACATTATTTTGGCAGAAAGTTGAACGAAGACACATGGGATGACGGGTACTTCATGCTTCCTGCCATCATTACAAATGTGAATCAGGATAGCGAAATCATGAAAGCAGAACAATTTGGTCCTGTCATCCCGGTAATGCCGTTCAGTGATGTAGACCAAGTAATCAATTACGCTAATGATTCCGAATATGGTTTACGGGCATCTATTTTGACAACCAATATCGAAGAAGCGAAAAGGTTGGCCGATCGTATTGAAGCCGGTGCTATATTCTTTAACAATCATACGATATTCAAAGATTTACGCCTCGACTTCCCTGGAATCAAAGAAAGTGGTCTATCGAGCGTGACCGAATTTGGCGGTTTTGAACATTTCACGGACTCATATGGATTCGCTGATTAAGGAGTTGTCTGAATGAAGATAGGTATTATTGGAGCAGGTTCCATTGCGACATTCATCATGGAAGAAACGCAACAAAAGCAGAAAGACGAATTGACAGTGAAAAGCTTATTTGTCCGAAACTTAAAAAAATATGAGCAGCTCGCCGCTGATTACGGTGTCGAGTTATTTGATGACATCGATCAATTTCTAGATTCCGGTATCGACATCGTAGTGGAAGCAGCCAATGTAGCGGCAGCTCAGCAGTTTGTTCCGAAGGTGCTTGAGAAAAAAGAAGTCATCATCATTAGTATCGGAGCACTCGCTGATGAAGCATTTTTGGAAGAAGTGCGACAAGTGGGTAAGCAATACAATCATTCAATTTATCTACCATCTGGTGCAATTGGCGGAATAGATGCTATCCAAAATGCAAATGGATTAGGAGAGTTGAAAAGTGTCTTATTAACAACGAGGAAACCCGCACATTCATTTGGAGAGAACATAGTAGGGGAAAAAGTGATTTTCCAAGGTTCCGCTGCGGAAGCGATTGAAAAATTTCCTAAAAACATTAATGTTTCTATTATACTATCGCTCGCTGGAATTGGAGTGGAAAATACAAAAGTTGACATTATTGCCGATTCAACGGTGACGAAAAATCATCATCAAATTCAAGCGGAAGGGACATTTGGCTCTATGACGTTTCAAATAGAAAACGAGCCGATGCCTACGAATGCAAACACGAGTATGTTAGCTGCTTTAAGTGTGTTAGGCACTTTGAAAAAATTACAAACGAATATAAAGATTGGCTTATAAAAATAAGGAGGTCGTTCAAATGACTACAACGAGAACTAAACAAGTTCCGCGACTGGATGAAATGACAAGAAGCGAACTGATTCAATAC
This window of the Sporosarcina pasteurii genome carries:
- a CDS encoding aldehyde dehydrogenase gives rise to the protein MVSKTEAILQISGKILVNGEWWTLTEQKDVINPAVKSDVVGFIGMASEEDVDQAITAAADAYSTWSQTSLDKRIERIHQVWERVKDRVNEYTTLFVRENGKTLQEGKLDIQRCVQILKEMPENLKNWYEPKDLSGPAQHVEVRRRPRGVTAIITPWNSPMILTFKRVIPAILTGNTVVFKPATDCPLTIMVFMKELANCLPPGVLNVVTGSGALIGDCIAKDERIKTIAFVGGTNTGKVLMEKSSSTLKKLNMELGGNDPAIILADAKLDKETILKIRNGVLKGAGQVCSAIKRIYVHESRYEELLDKLSDEFNKTIVGNGIQPDVKMGPLNNESQYRFVQGLIDRAEKEGAKVHYFGRKLNEDTWDDGYFMLPAIITNVNQDSEIMKAEQFGPVIPVMPFSDVDQVINYANDSEYGLRASILTTNIEEAKRLADRIEAGAIFFNNHTIFKDLRLDFPGIKESGLSSVTEFGGFEHFTDSYGFAD
- the nadX gene encoding aspartate dehydrogenase, whose product is MKIGIIGAGSIATFIMEETQQKQKDELTVKSLFVRNLKKYEQLAADYGVELFDDIDQFLDSGIDIVVEAANVAAAQQFVPKVLEKKEVIIISIGALADEAFLEEVRQVGKQYNHSIYLPSGAIGGIDAIQNANGLGELKSVLLTTRKPAHSFGENIVGEKVIFQGSAAEAIEKFPKNINVSIILSLAGIGVENTKVDIIADSTVTKNHHQIQAEGTFGSMTFQIENEPMPTNANTSMLAALSVLGTLKKLQTNIKIGL